From the Daucus carota subsp. sativus chromosome 8, DH1 v3.0, whole genome shotgun sequence genome, one window contains:
- the LOC108198578 gene encoding glutamate receptor 2.9-like, which yields MKMRAYYLIFTFSVLFLFSVKQATSTRVVIGAVMDKMSRAGMETNVALQMAIDDISRQTNQSFVLKMINSRGEPARAALAANRLINTEKVQVILGPHTWQEASRVIEISNQGQTPTFSLADSNPTWALERWPFLVQASTSNQDAQMKAVAAIVQSWDWRRVTVIYEEDTDSTFGRFMPNLLKSLQDVGAEIRHLVPLPPYATALSEQLMRLKRDQCRVFLVHTSLKLATQVFHEAEQMRMMEKDYVWITTNTITDLLYSVNLTTIFSMQGVLGVKRHFPEGSLKFVEFKKRFRLKFSLAYPEAENNEPGISAVEAYDTMWGVATTFAEMNTQIKNRSQLFLEKVSRIDFIGITDRVHAIGRKTESSHIFGVVNVIGKSYRELGIWKEKSGFSKQTSHRAIYNSSMKDLGQVFWPGESMHTPKGWSIPSITDSMKIGVPAASLFKQFVNIEYDPQTDNLSCKGYAIDIFNEVTARLPYYVSYEFIPFNGTYDSLVEQIYLKKFDAVVGDVAALADRCKHADFTHTYTASGVAMIVPVQSKMPHKAWLFLKPFTKAMWLLILAITVYNGFVIWLIERKHSPRLRGTATDQAGIMIWSSFTTLFSLNGGKLHSNLSRIAIVVWLFVALVITQSYTASLTSMLTVKKLEPTVSDIETLKTNNAKIGYGKGAFVARYLKEVLGFKSDNLKNFSSPQEFAHALKTGDIEAGFLNGSYKLFLAKYCKSFVLAGPTYKVGGFGFAFPKGSPMLNDVNKALLEVFESGKLRELEDKMIGAERRDNNVCSDNLRS from the exons ATGAAAATGAGAGCTTACTACTTGATCTTTACTTTCAGTGTGTTGTTCTTGTTTTCTGTAAAGCAAGCAACGAGCACACGTGTGGTTATTGGCGCGGTTATGGACAAGATGTCTCGTGCTGGTATGGAGACGAATGTGGCCTTGCAGATGGCAATAGACGATATTAGCAGACAGACGAATCAAAGTTTTGTGTTGAAAATGATCAACTCCAGAGGGGAACCTGCCAGGGCGGCTCTAGCAG CCAATAGACTGATCAATACAGAGAAAGTGCAAGTGATTCTTGGACCACATACCTGGCAAGAAGCATCAAGAGTTATAGAAATCAGCAACCAAGGTCAGACCCCTACTTTCTCACTTGCTGATTCAAATCCGACATGGGCACTAGAGCGCTGGCCTTTTCTTGTTCAAGCATCGACGTCCAACCAAGATGCACAAATGAAAGCTGTAGCTGCAATTGTGCAGTCTTGGGATTGGCGACGGGTCACTGTTATATATGAAGAGGACACTGATTCCACCTTCGGCAGATTCATGCCTAATCTCCTCAAATCCTTACAAGATGTAGGAGCAGAAATCAGGCACCTCGTACCACTCCCACCTTACGCTACTGCATTGTCAGAACAACTTATGAGGCTTAAAAGAGACCAGTGCAGAGTTTTTTTGGTTCATACATCTCTGAAATTGGCCACTCAGGTTTTTCACGAGGCTGAGCAGATGCGAATGATGGAAAAAGACTACGTCTGGATTACTACAAACACAATTACTGATCTACTTTATTCTGTCAATCTTACCACCATATTTTCAATGCAAGGCGTTTTAGGGGTGAAACGACACTTCCCTGAGGGCagtttaaaatttgttgaattcaAGAAAAGATTTCGGTTAAAGTTCAGCTTAGCATATCCGGAAGCAGAGAACAATGAACCTGGGATCTCTGCTGTAGAGGCCTATGATACAATGTGGGGGGTGGCGACAACATTTGCTGAAATGAACACTCAGATCAAGAACCGAAGTCAATTATTTCTTGAAAAGGTTTCCAGAATCGACTTCATTGGAATAACTGACAGAGTTCATGCCATTGGAAGGAAAACAGAATCATCACATATATTTGGCGTTGTTAATGTAATTGGAAAGAGCTATCGAGAACTAGGAATCTGGAAGGAAAAATCAGGTTTCTCAAAGCAAACATCTCACAGAGCTATATATAATTCCTCAATGAAGGACTTGGGACAAGTATTCTGGCCCGGGGAGTCCATGCACACACCGAAAGGATGGAGCATTCCAAGCATCACAGATTCTATGAAAATTGGTGTACCTGCTGCATCTCTGTTTAAACAATTTGTAAACATTGAATATGATCCTCAGACTGACAATTTGTCTTGCAAAGGATACGCGATTGATATTTTCAATGAGGTCACAGCACGGTTACCATATTATGTGTCATACGAATTCATCCCTTTCAATGGGACATATGATTCTCTGGTAGAGCAAATATATCTGAAG AAATTTGATGCCGTAGTTGGTGATGTGGCTGCGCTAGCTGATAGATGTAAGCACGCGGACTTCACACACACGTATACAGCTTCAGGAGTGGCAATGATAGTACCAGTCCAATCAAAAATGCCCCATAAAGCATGGCTGTTCTTGAAGCCATTTACGAAAGCCATGTGGCTGCTTATATTGGCTATAACGGTTTACAATGGCTTTGTCATATGGCTGATAGAAAGAAAACACAGCCCAAGGCTTCGGGGAACTGCAACAGATCAAGCAGGAATTATGATATGGTCATCGTTCACGACTCTCTTCTCTTTGAATG GGGGGAAACTACACAGTAATTTGTCGCGGATAGCAATAGTAGTCTGGCTCTTTGTGGCTTTAGTCATCACGCAAAGTTATACTGCCAGTCTTACTAGCATGCTCACTGTCAAGAAGCTCGAACCAACAGTGTCTGACATCGAGACACTAAAGACTAATAACGCCAAAATTGGGTATGGGAAAGGAGCTTTTGTTGCTAGATATCTAAAAGAAGTATTGGGCTTCAAATCAGATAATCTCAAGAATTTTAGTTCACCACAAGAATTTGCCCATGCCCTCAAAACCGGAGACATTGAAGCTGGATTTCTAAATGGCTCTTATAAACTTTTTCTTGCCAAGTACTGCAAGAGCTTTGTTTTAGCAGGACCAACATATAAAGTAGGAGGATTCGGATTT GCATTTCCAAAGGGTTCTCCAATGCTCAACGACGTGAACAAAGCACTGCTAGAAGTATTTGAAAGCGGGAAGCTTCGTGAACTGGAGGACAAAATGATTGGAGCTGAAAG GCGGGATAACAACGTGTGCTCTGACAATCTACGCTCTTGA
- the LOC108198579 gene encoding glutamate receptor 2.5-like produces the protein MILSYIFCTVLVLLWLQQTTSAQVAVGAIIDGTSRAGKEANVSLQIALEDISRKADQRFVLHILNSRGEPALASLLAKRLIAAKEVQVIIGPHTWQEASRVAEVSNKGNVPMFLLADVTPIWAMERWPFLVQASVSNQDAQMKAVAAIVQSWDWHRVNIIYEDDTDSAFGSVIPYLMESLQEVGAEISNLVPLKSFIASSLSAELTRLRLQPCRVFVVHTSIKLAIRLFQKAKELKMVEEDYIWIVTNPITDFFHSLNLTTIHSMQGVIGVEKYFSTSSLRFAEFKTRFQKKFSLDYPEEGNDQPGISAVETYDALWAVAHTYGGRKMQVAKDTATFMDKMSSVHFYGLTGRVQYNERKLTPSHKFRIVNVIEKSYKELGTWSKGLGFSESIGDNAVYNSSMQSLGQVIWPGQSLYAPKGWALSSSSGFWRIGVPTIGMLKQVINISYDPQTNNLTFTGFVIDTFREVMARLPYHPPYEFIPYNGTSDSLVEQVYLKKFDGVVGVDVIANRYKYAEFTRTYTRSSLTMLVPVQSERPSRSWLFMKPFTKAMWLLILAITIYNGFVIWLIERKHNRRLQGSATDQAGILIWLSFTTLFSLQGGRLHNNLSRLVVVVWLFVALVITQSYSASLSSMLTVQKLEARVSDVDTLKTSNATVGHTRGFSGKYLEEVLGFKAINLKSFSSQEEFANALKTGKIAAGFMTDTYLKLFLAKHCRSFVAVEPSYKVGGQGFAFPKGSPIIADLDKALLEVTESGKLRELEDRTIGEERCVGVDSSSDDEASLSIDSFWIIFLFTGGTTTCSLAIYVLDRLKESWKHHK, from the exons ATGATACTTAGTTACATCTTCTGCACTGTGTTAGTCCTGCTTTGGCTGCAGCAAACAACAAGCGCCCAAGTGGCTGTAGGGGCTATAATAGATGGCACGTCTCGTGCTGGAAAGGAGGCAAATGTTTCCTTGCAGATTGCATTAGAAGATATTAGCAGAAAGGCGGATCAAAGATTTGTGTTGCACATACTCAACTCCCGCGGTGAACCTGCCCTGGCATCTCTATTAG CCAAAAGATTAATTGCTGCTAAGGAAGTTCAAGTCATCATTGGACCACATACATGGCAAGAAGCATCACGCGTTGCAGAAGTCAGTAACAAAGGTAATGTTCCTATGTTCTTACTTGCTGATGTGACTCCGATATGGGCCATGGAGCGCTGGCCTTTCCTTGTTCAAGCCTCGGTATCCAACCAGGATGCACAAATGAAAGCTGTGGCTGCAATTGTGCAGTCCTGGGATTGGCACAGAGTCAACATAATATACGAAGATGATACTGATTCTGCCTTTGGCAGTGTCATCCCTTATCTCATGGAGTCCTTACAGGAAGTCGGAGCTGAAATAAGTAACCTTGTACCCCTCAAATCTTTTATAGCTTCATCATTGTCTGCAGAGCTCACAAGGCTAAGATTACAGCCGTGTAGAGTTTTTGTTGTTCATACGTCTATAAAATTGGCCATTCGCCTATTTCAGAAAGCAAAAGAATTAAAGATGGTGGAAGAAGATTATATCTGGATTGTCACCAACCCAATTACTGATTTTTTCCACTCGCTCAATCTTACCACCATTCACTCAATGCAAGGGGTGATAGGAGTTGAGAAATATTTTTCAACGTCCAGTTTAAGGTTTGCAGAGTTCAAGACGAGATTTCAGAAAAAGTTCAGTCTAGATTATCCTGAAGAAGGAAATGATCAGCCTGGGATTTCAGCGGTGGAGACCTATGATGCTCTGTGGGCAGTAGCACATACATATGGAGGAAGGAAGATGCAAGTTGCTAAGGACACCGCAACTTTTATGGACAAAATGTCTTCCGTCCACTTCTACGGGTTGACTGGCAGAGTTCAATATAATGAGAGGAAATTAACCCCATCTCATAAGTTCAGAATTGTCAATGTGATCGAGAAGAGTTACAAGGAACTTGGAACCTGGTCCAAAGGATTAGGTTTCTCAGAAAGCATAGGCGATAATGCTGTCTACAACTCTTCTATGCAAAGCCTGGGACAAGTCATTTGGCCCGGGCAATCCTTGTATGCACCAAAAGGATGGGCTCTTTCAAGCAGCTCTGGGTTTTGGCGAATAGGTGTTCCTACTATAGGCATGTTGAAACAAGTTATAAACATTTCGTATGATCCACAGACTAACAATTTAACTTTTACTGGATTTGTAATTGATACCTTCAGAGAAGTCATGGCCAGATTGCCATACCACCCACCATATGAATTCATCCCCTACAATGGAACCTCTGACTCTTTGGTTGAACAAGTTTATTTAAAG AAATTTGATGGAGTAGTTGGCGTCGATGTGATTGCCAACAGATATAAATACGCAGAATTCACACGTACCTATACGAGGTCATCATTGACAATGTTAGTACCTGTCCAATCAGAAAGGCCCTCTAGATCTTGGCTATTCATGAAGCCCTTCACAAAAGCCATGTGGCTGCTTATATTGGCCATAACAATCTACAATGGCTTTGTCATATggttgattgagaggaaacacAACCGGAGACTTCAAGGCTCTGCAACGGATCAAGCTGGAATCCTGATTTGGTTATCCTTTACCACTCTCTTCTCTTTGCAAG GCGGAAGACTTCACAACAATTTATCACGTCTAGTTGTAGTGGTCTGGCTATTTGTGGCGTTGGTTATCACACAAAGTTATAGCGCAAGTCTTAGTAGTATGCTCACTGTCCAGAAGCTTGAAGCTAGAGTTTCCGACGTAGACACACTGAAGACCAGTAATGCTACAGTGGGGCATACAAGAGGTTTTTCTGGCAAATATTTGGAAGAAGTTCTGGGCTTTAAAGCTATCAACCTGAAGAGTTTTAGCTCGCAAGAAGAATTTGCTAACGCGCTTAAAACTGGAAAGATTGCAGCAGGGTTCATGACGGATACTTATCTTAAGCTTTTTCTTGCCAAGCACTGCAGAAGCTTTGTTGCAGTAGAACCATCATATAAAGTAGGAGGGCAGGGATTT GCATTTCCAAAGGGTTCACCAATAATAGCTGATTTAGACAAGGCACTGCTGGAAGTCACTGAATCTGGGAAGCTTCGAGAGCTAGAGGACAGGACGATTGGAGAAGAGAGATGTGTAGGCGTGGACTCAAGTAGTGATGATGAAGCCAGTCTAAGCATCGACAGCTTTTGGATAATATTCTTGTTCACAGGGGGGACGACGACATGTTCTCTAGCAATCTATGTTCTGGATAGACTTAAAGAAAGCTGGAAACATCACAAGTAG
- the LOC108197131 gene encoding uncharacterized protein LOC108197131: MGLDYYSILKVEKTATLDDLKKAYKKRAMKWHPDKNSSNKTEAESKFKQISEAYDVLSDPQKRQIYDLYGDDGAAPPQDKGFRRRDAAEIFEELFGGSEEKEGRKASVVENKLVCGLEELYKGSKRKMKISRSVLDENSKLTTVEEILAIHIKPGWKKGTRITFPEKGNQEPGVTPGDLIFIVDEKPHAVFKRDGNDLIMHKRISLLDALTGKTIKLTTLDGRDLRIPIKDIVKPGHEEVIPDEGMPISKEPGKRGSLKIKFDIKFPSRLSSDQKSDLRRVLGGSY; this comes from the exons ATGGGGCTAGACTACTACAGTATCCTAAAAGTCGAAAAAACCGCGACCTTAGATGACTTAAAGAAAGCCTACAAGAAGCGCGCTATGAAATGGCACCCCGACAAGAACAGCTCCAACAAGACCGAAGCCGAGTCCAAATTTAAGCAGATCTCTGAAGCTTACGACGTTCTCAGCGATCCGCAGAAGCGTCAGATCTACGATCTTTACGGTGATGACGGCGCCGCGCCGCCGCAGGACAAGGGGTTCCGCCGCCGCGACGCGGCCGAGATTTTCGAGGAGTTGTTTGGGGGATCGGAGGAGAAGGAGGGGAGGAAGGCGAGCGTGGTGGAGAATAAGCTGGTGTGCGGATTGGAGGAGCTGTATAAGGGATCGAAGAGGAAGATGAAGATTTCGAGGAGCGTGCTCGATGAGAATAG TAAGCTTACTACTGTTGAGGAGATTTTGGCAATACATATTAAACCAGGTTGGAAGAAAGGTACAAGAATCACATTTCCCGAGAAAGGTAATCAAGAACCTGGTGTTACTCCAGGAGACCTTATTTTCATCGTAGACGAAAAGCCTCATGCTGTTTTCAAGAGAGACGGGAATGACTTGATTATGCATAAGAGAATCTCTTTGCTTGATGCTTTAACCGGGAAGACCATCAAATTGACAACTTTGGATGGAAGGGATCTCAGGATTCCGATTAAGGATATTGTGAAACCGGGTCACGAGGAGGTGATTCCCGATGAAGGAATGCCTATTTCGAAAGAACCTGGAAAAAGAGGGAGCTTGAAAATTAAGTTTGATATTAAATTTCCATCAAGGCTTTCGTCGGACCAGAAATCTGATCTCAGAAGAGTTCTTGGAGGTAGTTACTGA